One Patescibacteria group bacterium DNA window includes the following coding sequences:
- a CDS encoding nucleotidyl transferase AbiEii/AbiGii toxin family protein — protein sequence MINISQQRAYYKAQLYRLLIRLLDDPEIASSIFFKGGTCSAMLGFLDRFSVDLDFDLKNGSNKNKLRKKLHKIFDDLNLKIKDESKNALQFFLLYEAAEGQRNTIKLEILDSSFKTINYQHQYLKDIDRMAICQTRESIVANKLVAITDRYKKRKTIAGRDVYDIHFFLSHGFDYGKEIIRERTNKSALAYLQELKIFISKKITQKIINQDLNFLLSQKQFNSIRQTLKTETLMLIEDEIRHLNKK from the coding sequence ATGATTAATATTAGTCAACAAAGGGCATATTATAAAGCTCAATTGTATCGTCTTTTGATAAGGTTGCTGGACGACCCAGAGATAGCTTCAAGTATTTTTTTTAAAGGCGGAACCTGTTCAGCAATGTTGGGTTTTTTAGATAGGTTTTCAGTTGACTTGGATTTTGATTTAAAAAATGGGTCTAATAAAAATAAACTTAGGAAGAAGCTTCATAAAATTTTTGATGATTTAAACTTGAAAATTAAAGATGAGAGCAAAAATGCTTTGCAGTTTTTTCTTTTATATGAGGCGGCCGAAGGCCAAAGAAACACTATTAAATTAGAGATTCTTGACAGCTCTTTTAAAACAATTAATTACCAGCATCAATATTTGAAAGACATCGACAGAATGGCTATTTGTCAGACAAGGGAAAGTATTGTCGCTAACAAATTAGTAGCCATAACAGATAGATATAAAAAAAGAAAAACTATTGCTGGTCGTGATGTGTACGACATCCATTTTTTTCTTTCTCATGGGTTTGACTACGGGAAAGAAATCATTAGAGAGAGGACAAACAAATCAGCCCTTGCTTATTTGCAGGAACTTAAAATATTTATTAGTAAAAAAATTACTCAAAAAATAATTAATCAAGATTTGAATTTTCTTTTATCTCAGAAACAATTTAACAGCATTAGACAAACATTAAAAACAGAAACCTTGATGTTGATTGAAGATGAGATAAGGCATTTGAATAAAAAATGA